The following DNA comes from Streptomyces sp. NBC_00102.
TTGGTGGTCGCGGTGGCTGAGCCACCACGCCATCGACGCCGTGACCGGCCGCGCCTGGCTCGCCGCCCAGGACCCCAGAGCCGCCGAGCCCTACCTGACACGAAGCCTCACAGCGACCGACGACGCTTTCCCTCGCGACCGTATGCTCGCGGTACTCGACCTGGCAGACACGCGACGGCTCCAAGGCGAGCCCCACGCCGCTCTGGCCCTCACCCACGAAGCCGCAGCCCTTGCCGAACAGGTCCACTCTCCTCGCGCACAGAACCGACTCCGCGAGATCACCACCGCCCTGCCCCCTCACACGCAGGGTTGAGGCCGCCGCACGTACGCCGCGACCCGGGCCGCCACGAAGCTCCGCTGGAACCATGGCCGTCGGCAACGCCGGGCCCTGCTCGGGGTGGCCGGGGAACACACGAGCGAATCACCGCCGGTATCGCGCCGAGGGGAAGAAGCACGTCCAGACCGTGCACGCCCTTGCCCGTCGACGCGTCAACGTTCTGTGGGCCCTGATCCGTTGACGGCCGGTTCTATCAGGTCGCGCCACCAGTCACAGCCGCCTCTTGACAACAGCATCAGGAAGCGTCGCCCGGGGCGTCCGGGATGACGATCCTGCGCCCGGTGACGCGCCGGGGCGAGATGACCATGACCAGATCACGTCCCTCCCCCGCCCATGGCTGCGAGTGGGCCGCATCGCGAAGCCTTCGCGCGACCTCTTCGTCCGGCACGCGCAGGGGCCCGACCAGGAGCACGCTCCACCCCTTGCTGAAGGCATCGTCGATGTGGTCGGTCTCGAGAGCGACCTCCGTTCCGGCAGCACGGGCAAGCGGGGACTCCTCCGCCGTGCTGAACATGACCTCGCCCTCGAGCGCCTGGTAGTTCACCGGAAGGACCACCGGCCCGTCCTCTTGATCCAACGCGACTCGCCCCACGCCGTGGTCGCCCAGCAGCGCCCAGCACGTCGCGTCGTCGAGTTCGACCATCCGGGCTCGGCCCGCCGCCTTCCCCAGTCCTGGAGGCAGGTCGGCCGTCCCTCCCGACAGCTCCTGGACAGAGGTCTCCAGCGCGTTGGCGAGCCGCAGCAAGAACCCGATGTCGGGTGCGGCGGTCTGCTGCTCCACGTACTCGATGTAGCCGGGTGCTGCGCCTGCCCGCAGCGCCACTTCCTCCCGTGACAGGCCGAGCTGCGAGCGACGGGCCGCAATACGTCGGCCCATGTCACCTCTGGCCGATGAGGCCATCACGGGACTCCTTGGTCGTCAGGCAGGCTGTGGGACCTTCACGCTAACCAGGGCCGACAACGACCGCAGCTCGGAAACCGGCCGCTGCCGACTCGTCCGGTAGACAGCGGCTACGGCTCCATGGTTTCCGTCAGGCGTCGACGCGCGCGCCGGGTGCGCCGACGGGAGGCTGGGCCGGGCCCACAACTGCACGTACGCCGCGACCTGGGTAGATACGAAGCTGCGCTGGGGCCTGGCCGTCGACGACGCCGAACGCCAGTCCATGCTGGGGGTTGGGGAGGACTGCACCGGCACAACGGTGGTCTACGAGCCCGCACCGTAGTCACCAGGAAGCAGCCCCGCATCCCGGACCGAAGCCGCTCCGCACGCTGTCGCGAAGCGTGCGGAGCGGCAAGATACGCACGACCGGCGACCCCCGTCCCGGGGACCCGTCGACCCCGACGGCGGTGCATGGTCACCGCGTAGCGGAATCGTTTTCGACTTCGAGGAGCAGGAGGTCGTAGACGGGGCCGTCGGGTTCGTTTCGGTAGGGGCCTGCGTAGGTGTAGCCGAGGCGGTCGTACAGGGTCCGGCCGGCGGTGTTGTCCGGGCGCACCAGAAGCGAGGCGTAATCGGGATCGATGGCCTTCAGGAGCTCCGTGTGGAGGCGGGAGCCGATGCCCTGGGACTGCCGGGCGGGGGTGACTGCGAGCTCGCACAGGCCCATGAGGCGGCCCGCACGGACGTGTTCGGGGATCTCGGGGAGCAGCTCGGGGCCATACCAGTACTCGGGTGTGCAGGGGAAGGCGTAGCCGAAGCCGACCATGGAGCCGCTCGTGTAGGCGGCGACCAGGGTGAAGCCTTGGTGACGGAGGTGGCTGGTGACCTGGCGGTGGAGTGCGGTGGCGGACAGGCCGTCGGTGGAGGCCCCGGGGGTGTCGACCAGTTCGGGGTGGGCGTCGGACCAGATGTCGGCGATCGTGTCGAGCAGGGGCGGGACCTGGCCGGGGC
Coding sequences within:
- a CDS encoding pyridoxamine 5'-phosphate oxidase family protein, with protein sequence MGRRIAARRSQLGLSREEVALRAGAAPGYIEYVEQQTAAPDIGFLLRLANALETSVQELSGGTADLPPGLGKAAGRARMVELDDATCWALLGDHGVGRVALDQEDGPVVLPVNYQALEGEVMFSTAEESPLARAAGTEVALETDHIDDAFSKGWSVLLVGPLRVPDEEVARRLRDAAHSQPWAGEGRDLVMVISPRRVTGRRIVIPDAPGDAS
- a CDS encoding GNAT family N-acetyltransferase; translated protein: MTSTRTDVVIRTYGPGQVPPLLDTIADIWSDAHPELVDTPGASTDGLSATALHRQVTSHLRHQGFTLVAAYTSGSMVGFGYAFPCTPEYWYGPELLPEIPEHVRAGRLMGLCELAVTPARQSQGIGSRLHTELLKAIDPDYASLLVRPDNTAGRTLYDRLGYTYAGPYRNEPDGPVYDLLLLEVENDSATR